CAGACACTAGAGTAAAGTGTCTCAGGGAAACCTTTGTCaagtctgtaaaattacattgttgcttagaaaaacatttgtgttctgtactttcagaaattaaattaatatttaatttactagctctagtttaggacattacataaaaaaGTTGGCAGCAACTATGGCTGAGATAACTATGTGCTATTATAGACAGTTTAATGCAGTACAGTTggttaaaaaatgaacaaactttGTTTggatattgtgtttttttaagataaaatatGCTCTTTATATTAGTTGGAGCCATAAAATGACTGGTTTCTTGAAATAGGCCTATTGTAATTGTACATTCTtgaaaagatgtaattattGATTGTTATCATTGTGCAATGTAGAATGAAGGCAGATgtgaagaaaaatatatttctgcTTTCATTATTTCTATACAGTGCATGCATGTCACGGATTGTGTGGAGAGAGAACCCAATTACAGGCagcggcaatgaaggggttaacaaaagacttttatttaacaaataacaaacaaaatacccacgagggggtgtcaaaacGAGAACAGAACTGGTAAACAAAACttgaacaaaacacttcccacgaggggtaCAAAACGTAAAACAAGGACAGCGAAAACTAAACTAAGgtacacgaccaaacgtcttgaAAACAAGGCagggaaaaacacaaaactcacagtccATGGATAAGGCAGGAAAATAGACACATGGGCAATGACATCAGGACACGAACAAGGTACACTGAACGCAGTACAAGGTACATAGCACAATCCAACAGCCTAGGACAAAgagacatgagggcattttataggaaagacaaacaaagGGAGATAACGAGGacataaatgtttacataaatgtttacctTCCCCAGTATTGCCGCACTCTATATGAATAGTGGTTTAAGCAAGAGAAGTTCGTATAGTGCATTGTGTTGCATTACACACATCagggttttaataaaaaaagtgatagaaaaagtaataggggcctgtgccccagtagagctttaggtCTAGTAACGCCCCTGACATCCACCGTATACTGTGCCATGGCAGTACCCTGTGCCTACACACCTGACTGTATGAGGAAAGCTAAGCACGTGTAACAATTGTGTTATAATTATTGATTTAACTGTCTTtaacaacaattttattttcaacccatTGTTTGGTCAATAAGAGATGTTGTAAGATCTCTTTATCATCACCGAAAGCATAACAGGAACGACTATTTTACGATTTTTTAAACGGATCAATCGATGTTTCAAATTATTGGACTGCTGCTCCTGCCGACGCGATCAAACCCAAAAAGGTATTTTGGAAAATGGTGCTAATATGATTTCTTAGCTTGTTCTAGATTTGAGTGTAGCCTacgcaaaattatttttaacgCTTGTCtttgtaaattaaaaataagtgGCCTGAATTTACCCGTATTTTAATTCGATCAAGTGTACAAAAAGCATTATGCAATGTTTTAATTAATACAATCATTTGTCTTACCGAACGTTTAATGTATCTGAAATGCATTCTTAACTTATGTTGTGTGATCAGGAGACCGATGTCAGAATAGAGCGCACTGCTGAACTGCGCATGTAAAGCTCACGCAAGGGTTTGTCCCCACAGCAGACACTTTGGAGACGCTGTGTCTGTGTAGCCTAAGGACTCGTGCTGATGTGACCACATGGAGACGTTTTTTAGAACATGTGCAAGATAATGTTGGTATGGATTTGGTCTACTTTTCTCTTTTGCGAGATACAAGGTCGAGCTTCAATAGAATTAAACAATCTAAAGGTAAGAGTATGGAATGTTCGATTCGTCTCTATTGAAATAAGGATTTTCCActgaaatacagtttttaaataaatgtagataatttaatgcatttactgaagattaataattaaattgttattactTTATTATGTGCTAACTAATTTCATTGTAATGCAGTGATCACAATGTATTACAATAATAGGATCCTGATTTGAATTTTTCGAATATGTTAAATCGTCACTGTCCTTCAGAAACCTTGGATGTCTAAAAAACGTttagtttttcaggaaatggaaaaacaccacttttaaaaatgattaaatgctgTGTTGTCAAAGCTGACAAGcactttataatacattttattggttagatatttgcaaaacctagtgacaaacaaaaagggtgactaaaaatgatgatttattgcaaacataaaaatctcaaaatatggagatattttcagatttttcagaaggacagtatACTGATATGTCAATTTAGCTCAGCACAAATGACATAATATGAACTTTTGATCAGAAACTTATGGTGAATGGTTGTGTCTTTTTCCTCAGACTAAGTGACCTAAGGTAACAAATAAATATGGATAGAAGAACTGAAATAAACATATCTGAAGACAAAATGCTGAGCTCCCAGTTTGAGTCCACAAACTGTTGTACACCAACCGCTATCCATGTTGAGGACGACTTACTAGATGGTTTGGAAGACAGTACAAAATTAGTGGGTGTTCAAGTGATCTTGATTTTGGCTTACAGCACCATTATTTTCTGTGGGGTGACTGGGAACTCCTTGGTCATATATGTGGTTTACAAATTCAGAAATTTACACACAGTTACTAATTATTTCATTGTCAACTTGGCTGTGGCTGACTTGATGGTTAACACATTGTGTCTACCTTTTACTTTGATGTACACACTATACGGACAGTGGAAATTTGGACAGGTAATGTGTTACCTGCTGCCATACGCACAAGGTTTAGCAGTGCATGTTTCTACCATCACACTCAATGTTATAGCACTGGACAGATACCGTAGCATTGTCCATCACACAGAAACCAAGATGTCCAAAGACATGTGTGGAGTCGTCATTGTGGTCACATGGGTTGCGAGCGCCATCCTTGCCAGCCCACTGGCGATTTTTCGTGAATACGTGACCTTTGACCTAACACCTGAGCAGTCGATTCAGGGTTGCGCCGAAAAGTGGCCTGGAAGCAGTGCGGATGGAACCATCTACAGCATTGCCATGTTTTTACTACAGTATGGCCTGCCATTGTGTATAATTTCATTTGCCTACATTCAGATCTGGAACAAGCTAAGAAATCACATTAGTCCTGGTGGAGGCCGTAGCGACCGCCATCAACGGCGACAGAAAACAACGAAAATGCTGGTAGCTGTAGTGGTGGTATTCACCATCAGTTGGCTTCCCTTTCACGCCTTCCAGCTGGCCGTGGATATTGATAGCAGTGTATTGGAAATGAAAGACTTTAAATTGCTCTATACAGCTTTCCATATTGTGGCCATGTGCTCCACTTTTGCCAATCCTATTCTCTATGGCTGGATGAACAGGAACTATAGACGATCCTTTGTGGCTGTGTTTAAGTGTGGCAGGTTAAACAACAGAATGAGAAGAGTTTGTTGCAGTGAGGCAGTGAGACAAAAATGTGCAGCACGCAATGAGCAAAATACAATCAGCGTTACATTTACACAGGGAAATGCACTGTAATGGCCATTTGCTTTGTAAAACTTCACCATATAAAAGAATACATAAATTGGACAAGTGTTAACAAAGTGAGATGAAAATGTCTATATGCATTGCCTGGTTTGTGAcatcacattttcattttttttttcagattggtAAGAGaaaaatagatttatttttttagttttattgtagttgattaatattttagcttttaatttctctttagcttttatttttatttttaaattagatttttaacaaatttgTATGTGATTATGTCatgtaattatttaattatttttaatattgctatttaggttaaattaatatttgttttagttaaaaatcaTGTAATgaaattattgtattgttttgaaTTGCATTGTAAAAGTTGTATTTTTAAGACTGAAAAAAAGTTCCTGTTAAAATAAATGTCCTTTTGCAGAAACTGTATTTATAACATTGAATGCATGCCTTTTGAACTAAATGTTTGTGTAACATTCTCTCTATTGAGTAGGGCTGCCACAATGTACCGGTCAAAAACTGTGATATTAAAACCACGGTTAGAGATCCGTTCATTTTATGATAggttttctcgattgcttaaacacatttcttgataTTATGGCTCCTTTTCTtgaaactctaaacacaaatcCAAACACAAAAAGTGTGCATTGCGTTAcatcaggggtcttcaactacttttctttgagggccagattccaaaagtataaataggatgcggggcagttttttaccatatcctaatttcttctgttattttgtatttctgttatttattgcgttttgttccttttatataacataaaatccaagcctggttctctctcgtccttcactgctgtcgctcctccttttatgcttcccgagctccgccgtggaagatgcgagaccggtgccaCGCAACGCGCATCTGCCTCGCGCCGTTCCCTCACGACCCTTGTCCCGCTCTGATTGTCGCACTCCCAAAATGAACCGTGGGCTCACTTGGAGCAGGGAAGAAGTGAAGTGTTTGATTGAAATTTGGTCAGAAGAAACACATTGCCGAACAGCTCTCCAGAACTCACAAAAACACCGAAATTTATAGTGTTTAGCAAGCGCTTAAAACAAATGGGATTTAATCGGTCGGTTGAACAGTGCGAAGGCAAAGAAACTCCGTAACAGCAGTAACCAAACAAGCCAAAAAATGCAGCGTAGCTGCTGTCTGTCCATCCTGACGGATGACATCTTTG
This sequence is a window from Triplophysa rosa linkage group LG4, Trosa_1v2, whole genome shotgun sequence. Protein-coding genes within it:
- the npy2r gene encoding neuropeptide Y receptor type 2, which translates into the protein MDRRTEINISEDKMLSSQFESTNCCTPTAIHVEDDLLDGLEDSTKLVGVQVILILAYSTIIFCGVTGNSLVIYVVYKFRNLHTVTNYFIVNLAVADLMVNTLCLPFTLMYTLYGQWKFGQVMCYLLPYAQGLAVHVSTITLNVIALDRYRSIVHHTETKMSKDMCGVVIVVTWVASAILASPLAIFREYVTFDLTPEQSIQGCAEKWPGSSADGTIYSIAMFLLQYGLPLCIISFAYIQIWNKLRNHISPGGGRSDRHQRRQKTTKMLVAVVVVFTISWLPFHAFQLAVDIDSSVLEMKDFKLLYTAFHIVAMCSTFANPILYGWMNRNYRRSFVAVFKCGRLNNRMRRVCCSEAVRQKCAARNEQNTISVTFTQGNAL